ATTAAAGCTACCCCAATTTTAAATGGATGGCattagataaatgtactgaaaactaTATTGAATGAAAATTCCACGAGAAAATGTTTGGACTGCAAGTAGGAGGGTTTTCAGCGGTTGAATGAAATGTATTCGGCGTATGCAAGGGAACCACGCCTGCAAAGCCAGCATAAGGTACGTCTGAATAGTAACTATTAAGAAAGGCGTAGTAGTTTGAATCGGGCACCATGTAATTATCTTTTCCATTAATTTGGGCATGAGATGTTTAACTAGATCTATCTACATAACCAATGGTGTGGCATGGGCACTCATATTGACATTAGACAACTTTGGAGGTATGAAAACATCTGATTTAGGAGTGTAAGGTCCCTGTAACATGTGTCCCTTTTTAACAATTGACCATCAAAAGGGAATTTCTAAATGTGAAATGAGGCATATTGTTCTTCAGTCGGCAGCAGTTCTTAATGTATCATTACTGTATTTGCACTCACATGGCTATGGTGATGAGCAGAATGTAGAGGCACTTGAAGACAATGTAGCCAGCGTAGCAGGCCCAGATGTTGGCTGTGAAAGTCATCGTGAAAAGGGCTGCAGCTCCTAGGCCAGAGAATGAACCCAGAGCCAACTCTCCCCACTGGGCCCAATCCACCTGGGTGAAACCAATACCATAGGCTGTTGCTGCTCCTGCAAGAAACACAATGCTCTGAGCCCTAACATTTTACATGATGTTGCTATATACCTTTTGTGAGGGGGgtggtagcctagtagttagagcgttgtaaccgaaaggttgcaagatcgaatccccgagctgacaaggtaaaaaactgtcgctctgccccttaactaggcaagtcagttaagaacaaattcttattttcaatggcggccttggaacagttcctaggccgtcctAGGTCCTGGATGGCTTCCTGCCAATACCATTGGCAGGaagccaggcggtgtcagaggaaggccctaaaagctgccaaagactccaaccaccctagtcatagactgttctctctgctactgcacagcaagcggtaccggttgtctaggtccaagaggctacctccaagccataagacacctgaacagctaatcaaatggctgcccagactatttgcattgccccccccccccccccttttctacgctgttgctactctgttattatctatgtatagtcactttaataactacctacatgtacatattacctaaattacctcTACTAACCGGTGCCTCcctccgcacactgactctgtgcCGGTATGTTAACTAACTTTGCCTCCCTGGGAAGTTCTGGCCTGGCACAGGACGTGGGTCGCAGTCAGAGCCGACTCGAACTGCGCACACAACGTTTCATGACGGCGCAAGGAAATGGGTCGTTTTTGGCTACTCACCAAATAGGTTGGACACAGCTTCCACCCCTCCATTGTAGACTGTGAAGTTCTGGGATGGCTCTACGTGCTGCCACAGCACCTGAACATAGTTGACTGTCTGGTTATAGCCACAGGTGGCAAGTGCCCACCACACTGACCAGTACAGCAGCTCCCTGGTAGAGTAACACTGGAGGAAGTCTCTCCACAGCTGGATAAGAACCTGGCTGCAGCTCCTAGTTCTCACTGGCTCCTCAGGGGACTCTGCCATTTCCCCATCACCTGCACACATGTCCTCTCTTCCTAGGGCCTCTGGTAGTTCTTGGGCGTCCTGTTCTTCTACATTTCCAGTTTCATGCCTCTCCTGACTCCGATGGAAGAACATGCTTCTCTGTGGCATGGGCAGGAAGAGGGAAGTCACCAGGGCGATGGAGATCAACACCAGGGTAAGTACCAGGATGTTGTTGTAGGACATGAGGTTGAAACTGACCAGTAACTGTCCCAGCACAGAGCCCACCGTGTAGCCTAGCAGCTGTACACTACGGCAGTAGGATGTAGCTTTGCGGTAGTGTTTCAGCTCCGCTATGCTGTAGATGTATGAAAAGTAGGCCACCTCGCTGGCTGTCACCACGGCGTAGGCAAACTGCATTGCCTGCATGGCTGCCACTCCCTGCAACCAGAGCAGCATTGCCGTGGTAACAAAGAGGTTGATGCACTGGAACACCATGACGGGCTTGTAGCGCAGCCAATCGGTGAGCAGGAAGACGGGCACCAGCACAGCCAGGTAGGAGTATGTCCACACAGGGAAAATCTCATTGGTCACCTGAGGTAAATGGTAATGATGTCAAAGACTGGTGGTGTGTTCATATTGGTAAGTCTGAGAAATTAATTCCCGAGTCGGAAAACCCACTAAATGACCCTCCAAATCGGAGTTCCAAGTGAGAAACTCAGACCAGAATGAATGACGATGCCTGACCTTTCACCTTCAGATCAAAAGATGGCGGACATAGCCATTTACAACCTTAGTAATGTGTCCAATAGTCTATAGCTTGACACATTGTCAACATAAGCAAGCTAACTCGTTTATTAGCAACATTATCTTGCTTAGCCATCTAGTTTCTCATTAGTTTAATAGTTTTTCAGATTTCAAGCACTCAAATGCATTCATGATGACATCCAGAGTTCACCAATTGGGAGCTATGAGTTCCCGAAAAGCATTGGAACGCGCCATCAGTGGACCTTACCAAGAATACTTTATATTTCTTCACGTCATTCAATACATTGCACTTTTTTTATCAAGCAGGCAATAAAGGGATCATAACACCTGGTACATTGACTCACAATGATTAGGGTAACACtttaacacagtgacacagtcataaccatgtcatatgtTGTAACTTGTCATGACAgcatatttagacctgttgtgacatattttatggctggttatgacgcctacataagagtgtcaacctaccacacaaggcaaaacattgcATTTCCTTGTCATAGCCTACTTGTCAAAAGTATGCCCCTTGTTATATAATATTTTCTGAAATTGACCATATTAAATTACCATTGTAATTGCTCACAAattgatgactgggatgaatgcaggagcagatttcgGGAGAAGTATTGATGACTCTTTTTGACTGACATAAGGGCATGTACGTGACcggcctatctggcttatatgattatgtTGGTCATAATGCTTCTAGGCAGTgtcaaagtgtattttctt
Above is a window of Oncorhynchus kisutch isolate 150728-3 linkage group LG18, Okis_V2, whole genome shotgun sequence DNA encoding:
- the slc19a3a gene encoding thiamine transporter 2; the protein is MKLCGDTGDSLFGSVRLEALKRWRAGWGYPTTLLCIYGFFSTVKPTEPFLIPYLTGPDKNLTVEEVTNEIFPVWTYSYLAVLVPVFLLTDWLRYKPVMVFQCINLFVTTAMLLWLQGVAAMQAMQFAYAVVTASEVAYFSYIYSIAELKHYRKATSYCRSVQLLGYTVGSVLGQLLVSFNLMSYNNILVLTLVLISIALVTSLFLPMPQRSMFFHRSQERHETGNVEEQDAQELPEALGREDMCAGDGEMAESPEEPVRTRSCSQVLIQLWRDFLQCYSTRELLYWSVWWALATCGYNQTVNYVQVLWQHVEPSQNFTVYNGGVEAVSNLFGAATAYGIGFTQVDWAQWGELALGSFSGLGAAALFTMTFTANIWACYAGYIVFKCLYILLITIAMFQIATDLSMERYALIFGANNFGALVLQTIITSVVVDGRGLGLGIIPQFIIYGSYFSAIAVIFFLRGVYTIMRVRQSHRDSTTAEQPPSLKDSDTCPEQRLSRRN